In Haemorhous mexicanus isolate bHaeMex1 chromosome 6, bHaeMex1.pri, whole genome shotgun sequence, a single window of DNA contains:
- the LOC132328421 gene encoding inositol 1,4,5-trisphosphate receptor-interacting protein-like 1 — protein MDPVVFLFVLLKSLIQYPQPVADGLDEETRLRMEVRAKHLEWERLHLEQEMEQVTWKQVQLLKLVIVAVVLVHILVLWFIGWKSSLRREEDEEENRGANEEQLGNVAAHEEGNAGNEAVNESEIAENNNDVSTAVQEEDDFDDRIGQVIMERIQWPVQDLQAGCEWITKLMDNYSLYFCHVLANSFYPVLQRAIGVGSAFEGWSPREQDVMYRVLIPMTPPRGHSFHLELDSAGQRQVRNFRVRVQLECTCTREQQAEDMLCFLHHPEEELRRNQGPSLLDTLCTGSYLDVQKTARWFCQLVRAIWPALPQSHNWHLVLLPSTRSCQFKVTNGSKSFRIEMLFGVRRDDSAIFVSSQTREAHTASTIWPESYAVAEVEFFKHIARQAPPDSLHLKCLQFFTRLQLGFGFSTYTMKTIVMHLLNVTPVTSWRRRDLPERLQDVMDSLCLCVQTKHLNHFIVGNQRLPQDINLPPDVQTGETYNLLHHLVQEPHAHSQAIYEYQILQKWFRRILLAED, from the coding sequence atggatCCCGTGGTATTCCTTTTTGTACTTTTGAAAAGCCTCATCCAGTACCCACAGCCCGTGGCTGACGGATTGGATGAGGAAACACGTCTGCGCATGGAAGTGCGTGCAAAACACCTGGAATGGGAGAGACTTCATctggagcaggagatggagcaggTCACCTGGAAGCAGGTGCAGCTCTTGAAGCTCGTCATTGTTGCTGTGGTCCTGGTCCACATCTTGGTCCTGTGGTTTATTGGGTGGAAAAGcagcctgaggagagaggaggatgaagaagaaaaccGTGGTGCAAATGAAGAGCAACTTGGCAATGTTGCTGCACATGAAGAAGGCAATGCAGGAAATGAAGCTGTCAATGAGTCTGAAATTGCAGAAAACAACAATGATGTTTCAACTGCAGTGCAAGAAGAAGACGATTTCGATGATCGCATTGGACAAGTTATAATGGAGCGCATCCAGTGGCCTGTACAGGACCTGCAGGCAGGCTGTGAGTGGATAACTAAACTCATGGATAATTATAGCCTTTACTTTTGCCATGTCTTGGCAAACAGTTTCTACCCAGTCTTGCAACGAGCCATcggggtgggcagtgccttTGAAGGCTGGAGTCCCCGTGAGCAGGATGTCATGTACCGTGTGCTCATACCCATGACTCCTCCCCGAGGCCACAGCTTCCACCTGGAGCTGGacagtgcagggcagaggcaggtgaGGAACTTCCGTGTCCGTGTGCAGCTGGAGTGCACCTGCAcgagggagcagcaggctgaggacatgctgtgcttcctgcaccaccccgaggaggagctgaggaggaaTCAGGGTCCCAGCCTCCTGGACACCCTCTGCACCGGCTCCTACCTTGACGTGCAGAAAACTGCCCGCTGGTTCTGCCAGCTGGTGAGAGCAATCTGGCCAGCTTTGCCTCAGTCACACAACTGGCACttagtgctgctgccctccacaCGCTCCTGCCAATTCAAAGTGACCAACGGCAGTAAAAGCTTCAGGATTGAGATGCTGTTCGGGGTGCGGAGAGATGACTCAGCCATCTTTGTCAGCAGCCAGACCAGAGAGGCCCACACAGCAAGCACAATCTGGCCCGAGTCCTATGCTGTGGCAGAGGTTGAGTTCTTCAAGCACATTGCCAGGCAGGCCCCCCCGGACAGCTTGCACCTCAAATGCCTGCAGTTCTTCACCCGACTTCAGCTGGGCTTTGGCTTTTCCACCTACACCATGAAGACCATTGTCATGCACCTGCTCAATGTCACGCCTGTCACATCGTGGCGCAGGAGAGATCTCCCGGAACGACTGCAGGATGTCATGGACAGCCTGTGTTTATGTGTGCAAACAAAACACCTCAACCACTTTATTGTGGGTAACCAGAGGCTCCCTCAGGACATCAATTTACCTCCAGATGTTCAAACGGGTGAGACATACAATCTCCTCCATCACCTGGTGCAGGAGCCTCATGCCCACAGCCAGGCGATATATGAGTACCAAATTCTGCAAAAGTGGTTCAGAAGAATCCTTCTTGCTGAAGATTGA
- the LOC132328420 gene encoding inositol 1,4,5-trisphosphate receptor-interacting protein-like 1, protein MDPVVFLFVLLKSLIQYPQPVADGLDEETRLRMEVRAKHLEWERLHLEQEMERVTRKQVQLLKVLAVAVLLVHILVLWYIGWKSSLRREEDEEENRGANEEQLGNVAAHEEGNAGNEAVSESEIVENNNVSTAVQEEDDFDDRIGQVIMERIQWPVQDLQAGCEWITKLMDNYSLYFCHVLANSFYPVLQRAIGVGSAFEGWSPREQDVMYRVLIPMTPPRGHSFHLELDSAGQRQVRNFRVRVQLECTCTREQQAEDMLCFLHHPEEELRRNQGPSLLDTLCTGSYLDVQKTARWFCQLVRAIWPALPQSHNWHLVLLPSTRSCQFKVTNGSKSFRIEMLFGVRRDDSAIFVSSQTREAHTASTIWPESYAVAEVEFFKHIARQAPPDSLHLKCLQFFTRLQLGFGFSTYTMKTIVMHLLNVTPVTSWRRRDLPERLQDVMDSLCLCVQTKHLNHFIVGNQRLPQDINLPPDVQTGETYNLLHHLVQEPHAHSQAIYEYQILQKWFRRILLAED, encoded by the coding sequence atggatCCCGTGGTATTCCTTTTTGTACTTTTGAAAAGCCTCATCCAGTACCCACAGCCCGTGGCTGACGGATTGGATGAGGAAACACGTCTGCGCATGGAAGTGCGTGCAAAACACCTGGAATGGGAGAGACTTCATctggagcaggagatggagcGGGTCACCCGGAAGCAGGTGCAGCTCTTGAAGGTCTTAGCTGTTGCTGTGCTCCTTGTCCACATCTTAGTCCTGTGGTATATTGGGTGGAAAAGcagcctgaggagagaggaggatgaagaagaaaaccGTGGTGCAAATGAAGAGCAACTTGGCAATGTTGCTGCACATGAAGAAGGCAATGCTGGAAATGAAGCTGTCAGTGAGTCTGAAATTGTAGAAAACAACAATGTTTCAACTGCCGTGCAAGAAGAAGACGATTTCGATGATCGCATTGGACAAGTTATAATGGAGCGCATCCAGTGGCCTGTACAGGACCTGCAGGCAGGCTGTGAGTGGATAACTAAACTCATGGATAATTATAGCCTTTACTTTTGCCATGTCTTGGCAAACAGTTTCTACCCAGTCCTGCAACGAGCCATcggggtgggcagtgccttTGAAGGCTGGAGTCCCCGTGAGCAGGATGTCATGTACCGTGTGCTCATACCCATGACTCCTCCCCGAGGCCACAGCTTCCACCTGGAGCTGGacagtgcagggcagaggcaggtgaGGAACTTCCGTGTCCGTGTGCAGCTGGAGTGCACCTGCAcgagggagcagcaggctgaggacatgctgtgcttcctgcaccaccccgaggaggagctgaggaggaaTCAGGGTCCCAGCCTCCTGGACACCCTCTGCACCGGCTCCTACCTTGACGTGCAGAAAACTGCCCGCTGGTTTTGCCAGCTGGTGAGAGCAATCTGGCCAGCTTTGCCTCAGTCACACAACTGGCACttagtgctgctgccctccacaCGCTCCTGCCAATTCAAAGTGACCAACGGCAGTAAAAGCTTCAGGATTGAGATGCTGTTCGGGGTGCGGAGAGATGACTCAGCCATCTTTGTCAGCAGCCAGACCAGAGAGGCCCACACAGCAAGCACAATCTGGCCCGAGTCCTATGCTGTGGCAGAGGTTGAGTTCTTCAAGCACATTGCCAGGCAGGCCCCCCCGGACAGCTTGCACCTCAAATGCCTGCAGTTCTTCACCCGACTTCAGCTGGGCTTTGGCTTTTCCACCTACACCATGAAGACCATTGTCATGCACCTGCTCAATGTCACGCCTGTCACATCGTGGCGCAGGAGAGATCTCCCGGAACGACTGCAGGATGTCATGGACAGCCTGTGTTTATGTGTGCAAACAAAACACCTCAACCACTTTATTGTGGGTAACCAGAGGCTCCCGCAGGACATCAATTTACCTCCAGATGTTCAAACGGGTGAGACATACAATCTCCTCCATCACCTGGTGCAGGAGCCTCATGCCCACAGCCAGGCGATATATGAGTACCAAATTCTGCAAAAGTGGTTCAGAAGAATCCTTCTTGCTGAAGATTGA